Part of the Impatiens glandulifera chromosome 8, dImpGla2.1, whole genome shotgun sequence genome is shown below.
ttatatatttattaattaaatattaatatattttttcactcattctttttcattaattaaatcaagtaatttattttattattaaatttatttattatttttatattagtttctctTTATTATTCCATCTTCTTTTATCTATtcgtttttatttctcataatttttaaattctcatttttgaaaaaaatttaacaatttatctttgaattttatattttagtataatattttttgaagaatttctttcttatttattttaatatgaacaaaaatgaaattaatgacttttaattaatttttattcattactTAGTAGTAAGAATATTGTTTTGTATAATttactcttttggtgtttgatgaatgacTTGCTAGtattattcaattcttgattattaatttatttatttttgtgttgaaggatttttattgttgaaatgaTAAGTCATTGTTATATTCCATCATTgagatcaaacaattttaaaataattaataatcaattttaatataagaaaaaatataaaaaaaaagaaatataaaattaaaataattaataataaatgctcatatatataaaataaaattaaaataatcaataataaatactcatatataaataataaaaaatttaagaaaaaaaaatatagagttcatttattaatgaaaaaaaatgagagaaaaaatatattaatatttaattaataaatatataaattaaaaataaaagttaactataGTTTATTAAAAGAGACTAAATGAGCCAAATTTTGATAATACGTATGTTTAAATcatcttttattagtatatacgtttaaatgagttaattgtacaagtacatacgtctaaataaatttttttcctaaaattattattaagaataatCTATCATGATTCAATAAATCATCCATACACTCAAATATTGAATTGATGTAGATTAGTACACAAAAATTTACCCAACAATATACCGGAACAAAtctataagaaaacaaatttaacaATCCAGTAggtacaaaataaatatttcattccatattaaattgaattacatTTGATCCAGAACAAAAATTTCATGTTAAtgataaattaagaaaaaaaaattgtaagagCGTGAGTAATtcacaaattttatataaaaataaatattttttctttgaaaacatataaaataatcaaacatttaGTTTGGACTAAGTACAAGTTATATACCAATTTGTGGTATTAATTATGTATTCTAACAAGTAGTCAATGgactatataaaaattaaaacaataacaGGATGGAAATTCATAAGTTGAATTATAATAAGGAGACGATAACCGTTTACCTAACATAAAACGTATTAGATTTTCGTTTAAAAAACATGAAGATAAATGAATAAGGTTTAAAAGATCTTGCATCGCATTCTATTTTGTTAAACAAAAAGGAAGACAAAGAAATAAGGTAAATGCGATTGTGCGCCTAAGGTTGGGCCAACAAGGCCCATGCGCATACTCCGAAGGAAACCCTAACACTCTCaatctataaatatatgtttaaccAGCTTATGCTAAACACAATTAAACATCTCTATCCGCATTCCTTTCAAGATGCTTCATCTTCTTTATCTAAAAACACTCATTCTCTAGATTGCATTTTATGTCATTTCCTTtttttgcttttattttcttttctctcaCCTACACAAGTAGCAAGCCACGTAAAATTCGTGGTCTTACTTTCGTTAGAATTTTGTTGCccctatcatttctcttttttaaattacCTAACAATGTTGCATCATTTGTATCAAGAATTCGATCTGAATTTTGGGCACATTATATATTTCATCGGAGGTTGattcattcttatttatattatatttggttGGACCATCACTCATTTATTCTAGGGGTTAAAGTTGGTGCCACCAACTTCGCATGGATAGGTTTTGGTACTTGATTTAAGTCGTGCTCTGTTAGTCAACTATCCAGatctatattattttcttgAGAAGACATTGAAATCTAGGAGTTCATATTTGAGActacataaaaaaaagttattgcACATTTGTATCAtatgaataaatgtttaaatgatgaaacaaaaaaaagtttaaatggcTAGGGAATTTCAAGTCTTagtttatacattatttttcaatttaacttCATTGGTTGGATTCAAAATCACAACAGGTTAATACTTACCGAAGTGAAAATATGGAGTGTAATCGATATAGTATTGAGTCGGCTCAAGAAAGATGTATACGCTTGAGATAACATTGAAAGATCAACAAATGTACGACGAGTCATGGacatgagaataaaaaagattgGTGAGTTGGATGATGCCTATTTTTAGTAAGTTCTCTCATTAGCATGCATAGATTGTTTTGTGCGGgatctttaattttttctaaatgaGAACTTAACAAACCAAAAACATTCCTGtgtaatttaagttaaaataaagatgtgacaacttatattttttatattatataaatatattttgtttttctttaatttctatATACGAGAAGTTTCCAATCTTCATATCTATGGTGTTCTTTAATACAACAAACATCAGATGTGGTGCTAACATTTTTTAAgattacattttaaattcaattgtGGGAAGGCGTCCTAAAACAAATTTCTATCGCATTATTTTTTAGACCAAGTTTTTTTGTTAGAAGAGGTTAACGGAACATTATTCTATCATGGTAGCTCAAATTAAGAGAATCATACTTTCGAAAATAAAAGTCACATATATCTTTCCCTCGTAAATATGTCCCAAATGGCTACAAGCACTCAGACAGCAAATGACTGGCTATCCATTTTTCGCCATTCGGTTAAACAGAGAAATAGAACTAGATAAATAATGcaaataaagaaaattgttATGATGTTTATATTGGATGTGTGAGTAAatgaaaatgttatatgtaaGTCATATCTATATTACAACAATAACATAGTAagattgaaaaacaaatatattagtcAAAGTAAAACCAATGCAAATAATTTATGTGGTCAATATACTCACAAGGAATAATGAAACATTAAATATCAAgcaaaaattgtgaaaaatatgaccgaataataaattattttgaattggtCAATTTAGTTGAAATTGTTACAATAGAGTGTTACCAAATTTCtaattttctatatttgaaGATTGcctaatcaaatcaaatttgattgCAATTGATGACTATGATATTTCTGTGCAAATTTTTATCCAATTTAGTGCACTCTTATCTATAAATACAATTCTTATTTAGTGAAGTGGAGACAAATAGAAAAATTCTTTGAATTTTGAGAGTGTAATGGAAAACGTCCCTAGCAACTCTAGAGCAAACAAGCGTTCAAAAGGCCGTCAAAGAATTCCCACGGACCGACGTCGGGAAAGGGAAGAAGATCGACAAGTCACTTTTTCCAAACGCCGTAGTGGATTGTACAAAAAGATCAGTGAATTGAGTATCGTTTGTGCTATCGATTTTATTGTCATGATCTTATCTCCATCCGGGAagcttttctctttttcttctccgAACATGGAATTGATTGCAATGAAACTACTCAATAACAAGAAACTCAATAGTAACATGGATACCAATTGTCTTATGGAGGCGTCCTTTAGAGAAAATTTGGCTAGACTAACAAGCCAACTTGTTGAGGTAGAGAATCTTTTGGATCaggagaaagaaagagagaaaaaaatagaaaaaatggtTAAAGCACGTAAAATGAAATCGATTATTGATACTCCTGTTTCGGATCTCAGCGAGGGTGATGCTCAAATGTTAGAGGATTGGCttaagaaaattcaaaatgatttGCATGCAAGGATGAACCAACTTAATGGAAACTAAGTTGATGTTGTCATGGAAggtgtttgattttgtttagagagaaagagattcgattaaaacgtgttaagaatgaAATTGCGTCAGAATGAAACATATATTTGATgacatttagtttttttttttttactggtACTTATAATTGGTACTTATAATACATTTTtctatgaattttttattacaaacaACTTATCttgaaatgttaatattaattagcGTTCAAGtaaaaagtttatttgttttttttcgtGCTTAAATTGACGTTTTTACAagtatgaaaattaatatatcacaaatttatattcatatttaacattaatataaataaaaactattttcaatatataacttattaggTTAGTTTGGTAATGACTAATAACTGTGTGCGGTCttgttaacttttaaatataaaaaaaaaaaaaaaattatttttaatataatattattattatttgttttttcactAAATTACTtactattttttacttttaattcaatatattttctttaaatattgaatgtcttttattctattttaaagGAATTTTGTAAGCTTAAAActttataactttataaatagtaactaaataataaatcctaattattattttttttggtatgaaTTTACTCAATTCTGACTTGTTAGAAAATATAGTAATACATGGTGAGCTTTAAGATGATAGGTTCAAAACatgcttaaaaaatattattaatggatCATATACTAGCCAAAAAGTAGCAAAAtaagatgggtaaacaaattatttattgattttttaaagaattcaaatttcaataaatgtaattatttgaatttggaaaataaattattcagcttaaataattatttgaacttatcccaataaatataattaaattctaattatttgAACATTTTCTTTGTACAAGAGTTAATTTGACTACCCTAACTATGTTATTTATACCAAACTTCTAACCTAAGCACACAATcaatagtaaaattaaaatgacaaggAAAAATAATTGAACCCTAACATAGATCCGCTCTTAGAACCGACATAACCATAAATTAACCCTACCAAcaaatttttataaagttttacACGATTCCTCAAAGTTGGAATATgcaaaaattggtttatattaaAGTTGTTAGTATGTTTTTACTATATTTCttctgaataaaaaaaaaaaaaaaaaaaaaaaaaaaaaaaaaaaaaaaaaaaaaaaggaagaaaagggtaataattatacaaaaagtgaaaatttatttatttatttatttaactcgAGAAATGAGGAAGAAAAGGAAAATGAGCAAGACGGCAACGCCCCATGGGGATGTTCCGGCCCGGTGAAAAGAATCGGGTTCGGATCCGGGTAAAGGAATATGAAAATCTGCAGAGGAATAATTAGATAGTAATGGAATAAGTATGAGAAATAGTAAAGGGAAAACCATTAACATCCTTTGAAGAAGATCAGCCGCCGCCATCATGAATGATTCAAAGAGAATATAGGCGGAGATTGCTCCGATGATTGTTAACGCCGCCGTCACGAACCACCGTTCTGTTAGTATGCTCGCCGGCGCCGCCCCTGTTAGTGTCTCCGACTCCATAGAAAGCTAGTTAGAAAGAGAAACTGTATTATTAATGGAAGATTTTTGTATGAAGATGATGATGTATCAACGGATATATATTAACTTGTTTtaagaccttgtttgatttttaataaattgttcttaagaCAATATTATGTTCCAGAGCCTTTCttacattaaaacaaaaaatgattagagagggaatgacgtggtgcaatctaatttttttgtttgaaaaaataaaaaaatatatattttgtctctcCTCACCCTTTTAAGTTTTATCTTTTATCCTTTAATGATGTGGTGACACGTCATTCCTTCCCTCATTCCCTATCCCAAATTTCTTCTCCCTATCACTAATCTTACTAATCTTAGATGATATTTTATTCGgtctaaaaatatgaaattaccTGATACAGagtttgtttttcatattttcaatataacGAGTTATATAGAGGTTACTTATATGTATCATCACGTGAATCATACGggtttttcattattaattatatattatttgacaaaatattttaCTTCGGTTTAGTATAGTTTAACTACCGTTCaaaatatttggtagagattttTTCGATACCATTTTTTAATCCGTTTAGTTTGCTCTACTTTATTATTcatcgtttatgaatttaaatgtGTTCGTCGTTTGAGTGACCTTCAATAAATTGAATGATTGTTAGATCTTTtctattgaaatttttaattttataaattattcatacattgtttgaattaattttataagtattattttattttatattatttattaattaattgtattaaatgaaaaatcatttttattttaaaaaatagagtcCACAATTTAGTTAactttttcaaacaaatatgtatataacttaatttaaaataaagtttgaaattaaaattgtacttataatttatataatcattttattgagcatatatattgttgttattttataaatatcaaaatattaaccATTCATTGAACTAGTAGAACACTTGTATTTTCTAATATCAAACAAAGCTATACATgcttttatcaaaaaaaaaataataataataataaaatttaatttagtcataaaaatcaaatatgattCCTTCAATGAgaattaaactttttaattttccTCTTAATCATGTTAATAGTATTTACTGTCATaatatttcactatttttttttattagggtATATTCTGAGTAATAACACCATTTCACAATTATAactctttttaataataactttCTGAGTGAACTATAAAAATGTAGAGTAATTATGAATAGATATGTGAATTATTGACTATATATGAGTCTTCATTTTCAgactttcaaaattttataaaccaTTCATAAGTAACttctaattcaattttaaataattctatgaATGAAACATTAAACACACACTATATGTTTCACAATTTCAACCAAAAGCAAATGATGAATTCACGATTTTATAAGTGTTTGCTCGCGAAAAGCGATGATCAAATATTCTCGTCTATTACATTGCGTGAATGAGATCGATCTATGGATTGCTATATTTTTGGCAAACAAACACACCATAAGCAATTAGAGTTGCACAGTAATATTGGGCAAGAAGTTTCATGGGAAATTTCCAATGGGTTCATACACAAGTACTATTTTATCAACAATTTTGGTCTTTATTTCATTAGCATGTGATGGATTGTGACAGCATGAAATCTGGAATAAATTATTCAAGACCTTATTATATGGTTTTAGAGATTTTGGTAATccctatttgataaatatttaagtgagattttttatataaattaattctggtatattttaaattctttggGTCATAAATCAGAATACAAAttgttcaaataaaaaataagaattggGCTTTTTAATGGCTGGGCCTCTGGACATACTACAAAGGAGGCCAATTCAACAACCACATCTTAGAGAAGTTACTTGATAttcaagtttttaactttttatatttggaatattataaataaaattattatatttcctaaaaaaatataaaaaaatatatatttaataagcaAGTATTAGAATTTGGCTCCCTCTCATTCAATAAAAGTGAGAAATATACTAATATCATGTACAACAtgtcaatataattatatttaagtaataattaatttattaaaggaGGGTATTAAGATAAAtactttcaaaattttattatggttatattctatattttatgattcttaagttttttttaacgTCAACTCATCTTTTTGACATGTTTAgatcaaataacaaaattaaacactttgtttataattataataatagtatttcACGCAAAACATTGTTAGAATAGTTTTGAAACTTCTGAGATTGGTGTAGGGAGTTATGGCTCCGGATATATTCGTTCTTTTATTTGTGCATCTTTCTCCCATGTTTTTCGTTAACTTTCAACCactaactttttatatttttttacaactcGTATTGGAGGAGGGAGTTCATACTACCCTCGGTATCTTATAACACCGTATCTAATCATTAATGAAAAATcttataaaactttaaaataaaataaaaaatacttaaaaatgaataaaagatTTGGTTCCCAACATGGTAtaaaaaactaagaaaaaatagaaaaaattaagagGTTAAGatgtcttttaattaaaaatgtaatattaaacATAGAGATGCTAGGATTAAACATgaaaatttcttaattaattaaaaaaaagggttagtttatgatatattatacttataatatttaaataaatgaaaacaatttttatttgaaaattttgagttaaaatattttaaatttatttggttataaaaaaatctaaaaaaaaagaaaaaaagtgaaAGGGGTAGTATGCAGTTGTAGTATTTTGGTTAAGGAAGATTGTTGCCGTCGGTTCATAATGTCTAGGGTTTCAGAAATTTGGTGAAGGGGGAAAGAAATATAATGGTTCATTCAcaaatagattattattattcaatatattttatggCAAAACAATGCTCCCTGACCGTGCTTCCTTAGATCCGCGACGTCGCAAGAAATCGGAGCCCTTGGTTGTTGGCAATTACGTCAAGACTCGGGCGGCGGTAGCTAGGGCGGCTGCCGAAGCTAAGGCCGAGGCGGATGCGGTTGCGGTTGCGGTTGTGCACGGAGTGAAGCGACGTCAAGTTGGGAGGTTACCTGCGACTAAGAAGCCCAAGGAGCCAGAGGTGATCGTGATCTCGGAAAATAATCGATTCGAACAGGGAGGagcaaaagaagaagataaagcGGTAAAGCCCGAGACCATGGGAGACGAGAGTGGTGGTTTGAGTGCTAATAAGGCAACTGGGAAGGAAGAAGAGGGCAATACCACGCCTTTCCCTGATCGGGTAAGAATCTTTGTTTTTCAGGTTTGCTTTTTAGGCGATTAAGGATTTAAGATATTCAATGGGTTGTTGTTTATTCTTGCATCCAATTTTACTTAAAGACTCGTTCTTTGATCATATGGATGGTTCATGATTACATGctaagtatatattttatagggTTTCTGTAGTAATCCCACCTAGGATCCACAGGCTTTATAAGAATTTATGTTCCTTCTATATAATGAATTCCTTGCATTGctcaattttgtttatgttcccccagaaataatttttgtatactTATTCTGCAATGGGTTATTTTGCAGGTTCAAGTAGGAGGTTCACCGATATATAAGGTTGAGAGGAAATTGGGGAAAGGTGGTTTCGGTCAGGTATTTGTTGGTCGTCGTATGTCTGCAGGTTCAGGACCGGTTGAGGTAATATTCATTTGAATTAATGTCTTAtatctttttgttttgtttaaaatcGTGCAAGTTTAATGATTGTTGTTTAGTTTTCCTTGTCGTATCTACTTACTGATGTTCCACCGTAATAATGGAAGTACGCCTGATGTCATTTTGAGCTGTGTTATCTTAGGTGGCATTGAAATTTGAGCATAGAAATAGCAAGGGCTGTAGTTATGGCCCTCCATACGAGTGGCAAGTGTACAAGTAAGGGtctaagtttaattttttatttattaattacctATGTGGTTATTATTTGTAACGTGTTTCAttgttttcactttttttttgtgTTCAGCACTCTTGGAGGTAGTCATGGAGTTCCTAGAGTACATTTTAAAGGGAAGCAAGGGGACTATTATGTGATGGTATGCTAATGTGTTTATGTTTCTTTTCATGATTATTGTTA
Proteins encoded:
- the LOC124912732 gene encoding agamous-like MADS-box protein AGL62 is translated as MENVPSNSRANKRSKGRQRIPTDRRREREEDRQVTFSKRRSGLYKKISELSIVCAIDFIVMILSPSGKLFSFSSPNMELIAMKLLNNKKLNSNMDTNCLMEASFRENLARLTSQLVEVENLLDQEKEREKKIEKMVKARKMKSIIDTPVSDLSEGDAQMLEDWLKKIQNDLHARMNQLNGN